TTATGAGACATATTACTTAACAGAAAGGAAACTGTTCATCTAAAGATCGCTGATAATCAGATATCGTGAACCCACAAACTTTTTTGATCAAATGTATCAGACAAAACTCTTTAACTGGGCTTTATATCGGAATCAGGGGGAGGCAGGCCTGTGATAAAATTTTATCCATTTAGCATAAATTCTGGGTTATTTTTAATTTTTCGATAATTCAACAGGAGTGTATAAATTGGATTTTCATAAAGAACTCACTGAACAATTAAAGACGGCCATGAAAGCCAAAGATCAGACATCACTGAAAACGGTCCGTGATCTGAAATCCAGAATTCAATCCCGTGAGATTGAAAAGGGAGAACCCCTGACCGAAGCCGAGTTTGTCAAACTGGTTCAAACTGCAGCCAAGCAGCGCAAGGAAGCCATCGTTTTATATGAAAAAGGTGACCGACCCGAATTAGTAGCAGTAGAAAAGGCTGAATTACAGGTTCTGGAAAAGTATCTACCCCAAATGATGGGCGACACTGAAATGGAGGCCCTGGTCAAACAGGTCCTTGAGGATACTGGGGCAGCGAGCATGAATGACATGGGGAAGGTCATGGGACCTCTCATGAAAGCTGCAGCTGGTAAGGCTGATGGAAAACGTCTTCAAGAAATAGTAAGAGGGATGCTTAGTTAATGGCAACAGGATTTGATTTAATCGGATTGCTTCTCATTGTCATTATGGCAGTGAGTGGGCTGAAAAAGGGACTCATTGATGGTGTTCTGAAAATCGTTGGTATGTATGCTGCAGTTTATGCCTCCATGCACTACAATCATTATGGAACTGTCTTCCTGGAACCCCTCATCAGTATTCCAGAAGCCTACAAAACGCCGGCAGGTTTTGTGATAGTATTTTTGGCAACTATGTATTCCATCACCTTCATCTCATTCTTACTGAAAAAAATAGTTAAATCATTGCGTCTGGGAGCTGTAGATCGAATCGGCGGAATCACCTTTGGTGTGCTTAAAGCTGGGTTGATGTTATCAGCTGTCGTGTGGGCCTTGGCCATGGTTCCCGCTGAAATGAAGGGAGATTGGCAGCAAGAATCACAACTGTATCCCTACGTAGAGGTGTTTGCCGGACAAGCTGTTTATATCTTATCCCTGGAAGATGAGTTGGCAATGATGCAAACCATGATGGATCCTGAAGCTAACAAGGCTGCACTCCTTCAGGCCGCCCTGGGTAGTGACGCAGGTGGTTTGCAGGGTCTGCTTGGCGATGATGCTTCAAAAAGTGAAGCCATTAAAAAGGCCATGGAGTCCATGGGTGGACCTCAAAAAGGAATCATGGAGCAGGTATTGAAGTCCGCAGGGGTGGATGATATAGAAAACCTGGATATCATGGAAGAGGTGGAAAAAGTCAAGCACGCTGGTACCAACAGGCAAGCAGAAATGGATAAAATACTCGCAGAGATAGAAGCCGAGGCGCAGGGTCGCGCGGTGATCGAAGCAGAGGAGGATAGTAGCGAAGTGATAGAAGACGAGGCGGAGGGTCTCGAAGAGTAGAGCCATGGATTCCTCTGGCTCAACCATTTCCAGTTATTTACACCTCGGTTTTGATGATGTACGTCGATGGTTGGCTGATGAAGCCGCTGGCGCAAGTGTCACGCATCAGTTTCAACAACTCCATCCCCAAAAAAATCTAACAGAAATTCGAAATCAGTATGACCGTGTTGCCGGCCTTGAAGCCCTCATGGATCATAATAGCAGTTTCTATATCCGACAATACAATGATCTTCATGAGATTCTCAGACTCCTGGCCCTGGAAGGCAGTACCCTCTATCCTGAGGATTTAAAGGTGGTTCACTCCGTCCTGGAGCAATCTCGAGTCCTGAAAAATATTTTCCAGAATTATCCATCTGATGAAGCAGCTATCTGGGATGAGGATTTTGAAAAAATTACACCCCTACTGGATATTGAAAAAGATATCCTCAGAATTGTTGGACCAGATGGTGAGGTGCTGGACAAAGCCTCATCTACCTTATCCTCCCTGCGGCGCAAGCTCAGAAAATCTGGTGGTGCTGTCCGCACTCGCATGGCTGACCTGGTGAAAAAATATGGTGATTCTGGCTTCTTGAATGAATCGCAGGCTGGTATCAAGGCGGGACGATTGGTTCTCCCCGTGATCAGTTCTTATAAACATAAGGTTCAGGGGGTTATTCAGGATATGTCTAATACGGGGACGACCACCTTTATTGAGCCTTTCGAGATTATTGAATTAAACAATCAGATTAAAACCATTGAAATAGAAGAGCAACAGGAAGTACAACGCATCCTGAGAGAGCTCACCGGCCGACTGCATATCCACCATCACACCATCCAGCTGAATTATAAGATGCTGGAACTTCTGGATTATCATACGGCTCTGGTCAAATTTGGAAAAACCTTCGCCTGCAGCATCCCCACCCTGTCTGAAGATGGCACCTTTTTGCTAAAAACCGCCCGGAACCCAAGGTTGGCTCTTCAGAGAAAAGTAGTCCCTTTAGATCTCGCCATGGATAGTCAGACCAATACCCTGATTATTACTGGACCCAATGCAGGCGGTAAGACGGTGGCACTCAAAACCATCGGTCTCCTGGCCCTTATGGCCAATGCTGGTGTCCCGGTGCCGGCAGCAGAGGGCAGTGTCATCCCCTTCGTGGACAAAATATTCACTGATATCGGTGATCAACAATCCCTGGTGGATGATCTGTCAACTTTTTCTGCCCACCTCAGCACCATCATCCGCATTCTGGATCAGACCACATCTCAAAGTCTTGTGCTTCTGGATGAATTGGGCACCGGAACAGACCCTGCCGAGGGAGCCGCCCTTGCCCGGTCAATTCTAGAATCTCTGGGAAAAGCTGGTGTGAAAACAGTGGCCACCACACATCTCGGTGATCTCAAGGTTTTCGCCCACGAGGCTGAGAATGTTATGAATGGCGCCATGGAATTCGATCAAAAAGGGCTCAAACCCACCTATAAATTTTTAGCAGGTGTTCCTGGCAGCAGTTATGGCTTTGAAATATCCAAACGTCTCGGTCTCTCGGAGGACATCCTGAAAGCCGCTCGTGGGTACATCGGATGGGCCCGGGACAGCATGGAAAAATTGCTGAGATCTCTGGAAGCTGAGCGAGCCACCCTGTCAGGGTTAAAGTCTGATAACACGGATCTCCAACGCGATCTCAAAATGAAGCAGAAACGCATGGATACTGCCCTGGAATCTGTCCAGAAAGCTGAGCGCAAAGCAGACCGGGAAGCTGCTAAAAAAGCCGGTCAGATCATTACGGATGCCCGACAGACAGTTGAGCAGGTCATCAAGCAGATCAAGGAATCCCAGGCAGGTAAAGAGAATATCAAAGAAGTTCGAGGAACCCTGGATCAGATTGAAGCGGAGCTGGAAAAGGTCATTGAGGAAACCGAAGAGCCTCTCAACCTTGAAAAATTGAGCAGTGAGGATATCACCAAAGGATTGGAAGTTACCGTATTAAGTCTCGATCAGATCGGAGTGGTTCTGGAAGCACCTGTCAAGGGTAAAACCATGGTAGAGGTTGATGGCAAACGCCTGCGGGTACCCGTAGAATGGCTGGGTAAGGCACCCCGGAAAAAAGAGGCGGAACTGCAGTCCACCACAGTTGTGAATGTCTCAGATCGACAGGGGAGCACCTATTCTCTGGATCTGCGGGGATTTCGCGCAGAGGCGGCCATTGAAGAATTAAGCCGATTTATTGACCAGGCTGTACTCAGCAATCTGTCCATCATGCAAATCATCCACGGCAAGGGGACAGGAGTGATCAAACAAGTCGTTCACGAGGTGCTTGATAAGCATCCCGCAGTGAAGGAAAAACGTCTCGGTGGTCTTGATGAAGGTGGGGCGGGCATTACTTATGTTGAGTTGAAGTAGTTTATATTTTACAACGAACCTCACGAATTTTAGGAAGTAGAGTAAAAGTAAAATTGTCGTTCTTTTCGTCTGTTTCGTTTAAAAAAAGGAGAGAGCCCTTTTAAAGTAAATCCTTGCCCATAAATGGCATTAACCTGATTCTGCAAAAGGGGCGGGAATTACCTTTGTTGAGTTGAAATCGGATGCCACTGATGAAGGTTAAAGCTCTCCCTCTCCTCCCCAGTTCTGCGAACTGACCCTCCTGAAGGAGGGAAAAATAACTTATGAAAATTCCAGATCACATGCTTAAACGGAGTAGAGCTTTGCGTAGGAGGCAAACTGCGGCTGAATATCATCTGTGGTCTCTTTTGCGGGGAAAGAAATTGGGGGGGTACAAGTTTCGGCGACAGCATGTTATCATTAACTATATCGTTGATTTATTTGTTTCTCTGAAAAATTGATTGTTGAGTTGGATGGTCCTATTCACAACACGCAAAAGGCCAGGGAATATGATTAGCGTCGAGAGGCGCTTCTTGTGGCAAACGGGTACCGAATCCTGAGATTCAAAAATGCCGAGGTCTTTCAAAACGAGGAAAAAGTTCTCTCAACCATTCTACAAACCCTGAACGAAAACAATACCTGAAAATGCTTTTTCTCTCCCCCTGGGGCGAGAGGTCAGGACGCAGTCCTGACAGAGAGGGGCCAACTTCAGTTAGCATTCATTTATCGTCGTCTTATCTTCACCCCATAAATCATGGCACTCATTGCAGAACATATCATTGAACAAGTCCGGGAAGCCAATGATGTAGTGGATGTGGTCTCCGATTACGTTCAGCTCAAGCGCTCAGGTCGCAACTTTTTTGGTCGCTGTCCCTTCCACAACGAGAAGACTCCCTCCTTCAGTGTCAGTCCTGATAAGCAGATCTATCATTGTTTTGGATGTGGAGCCGGTGGCAATGTCATCAACTTCATCATGGAGCATGAACGTCTCGACTTTATATCATCGGTAAAATTGCTGGCTGATCGCGTCAATATTCACATTGAAACGGATCCAGGTGAACCGCGCAAAAAGGATGACCGCGCTTCTATTTATAACATGCACGAAATTGCCTGCAGGGTTTTTGAGCGACAGCTAAATGATACCAGCGCAAAACCAGCCAAAGACTATCTCCTCAATCGAGGTCTTTCAGAAGAAACGCTGAAAACTTTCCGAGTTGGTTTTGCACCAGACAATTGGGATACAGTGACCCTGGAAGTCATGAAACTGGGATTGTCCCAGGATGTCCTCACCCACAGTGGTCTGCTTATGGTCAAAAACGGCGGGGGCTATTACGATCGCTTCCGCAACCGAATCATGTTTCCCATTATGGATATCAATGGCAAGGTCCAGGCCTTTGGTGGACGAATATTTGGCGAGGCTGATGGTGCCAAATATATGAACAGTCCTGAGACCCCGATTTATCATAAAGGTCGAACACTCTTTGGATTAAATCAATGTCGCGATGAAATAAGAAGCTCCCGCACGGCCATTCTGGTTGAAGGCTATATGGATCTCATTCGTCTGTATCAAGAAGGTTTCCAAAATGTGGTAGCTGGAACAGGTACTGCTTTTACCCCAGAGCAGGCTGGACTCATAAAGCGCTTTGCCGATAAGGTATTGGTCTGCTATGATGGGGATGGAGCAGGTCAGAAGGCAGCCCAAAAAGCCGGACTCACACTCCTGGATAAAGGACTCGATGTTCGCATCATCCAGATTCCCAATGGGGAAGACCCCGATAGCTTTTTTGATGAGAAGGATGCCAAAGCATTTCAAAAGCTCATCGGCTCAGCACTGGATTTCATGACTTTTGTCCTTAGAAACAATCAAGATCAGATGGACTCACCAGTGAAGCGTACAGCCTTTCTGGAAGCCATGGTATCCGAACTGGCCCTTATGCAGAATGAAATTCTCAGGGGTATGTTGGCAGGTCAGCTGGCAGATGAGATGCATGTCCCGGAAGATGCCGTCATGGGCTTACTCAAACGGCAATCAAAGCGGGTTCGTCGGTCCGATTATACACCTGATACACCTGCAGCTCCACAAAAAGCCGAGTCAAATATGTTACGTCGTCCGGAATCAGGTGCTGAGAAAGCAGAATTTGAGTTGTTACGTTTGCATCTGAGCCAGGATGAAAGTCTGCTGAACTGGTTGACGTCCACCATTGGTGACGAAGATATCAAAGCTTACCATTATGTGGAGGTCTTCCAGATGCTCCATGGTCGGTTGCGCAAAGAGTTACCCATTAACCACAGCCGGTTGCTGGATGAAATTGAGTCTGCCGAGATCCGGCGGTTTATTGCTCGTTTGATCAATGAGGCGCGTCCAGATCTCGAGAGTATCAGTCATGCGCATCAGTGTATCAAAACGGTGCGCTGGTGGGCCATTCAGCGGGAAATGGATGAGTTGAAACAGCTCATGCGTGATGCAGAAGCCAGGGGTGAAGATTCTCAGGAGTATTTCCGCAGAAAAGTTGATCTCCAATTGGAGCAAAGAGATATCAAACCCAATCCCACATCGATGTAGTCGCTTTAAACAGGGCACTCCAGCCTCATTTTTCATTCGGTTACTCTATTTATATGATTTTGTCCACGCCCCTGCAGATCAAATGGGGGGAAGCGGAAAAATGCTTGGTTTGGACTTGTCGGATTAATATTCCCATATGTGCTTAACATTAATATATTCAACTCGATAGCTCCCATAATAAAGATGAAAATATTTCCAGCTCAAGCTTGACACGCTTTCAATTTTAGCCTAAAATACCATCGGAAAAATGACAGCGAGGAGTCCCTTATTCGATAGAACAAGGGACTCTTTGTATTTTGGGGGTTTGTGTGCAATTCACTAATTACAATATCTTTGCAACTGGTGAACCCCCCGACTATTTTATCGAGCTTTTTGGGAAGATCATCAGTGATGATGAGACATTTCCCGATAATAATTGGGTCACCCAGCTATGCCCCTGGCTTTGATGGGCAAGTAGTCTGGGTCTAGATAGCAAATTTGACATAGGATTAAAAATTTATCATTCATAATTTTTAATTCATAATTATAAAAGGGCCCATAGCTCAATTGGTTAGAGCGCCGGACTCATAATCCGTCGGTTCGGGGTTCAAGTCCCTGTGGGCCCACAAATGAAAACCCATCTTTTGATGGGTTTTTCATTTGTAGAGGGAGTACTCGACTTGCACCCCGAAGGGGTTCATTCAGAGTCAGCGACCAGGTTGCAACATCGTAAAGAAAGACGGAGGCAGGCTTGTCTTACCGAAGCTGCAATCTGTAGGTAGATGAGCCAAAACCTTGCTGAAGATTGCGATCTGTCCCATTTCACATAAGTAAGTTACATCAACAACGTTCTTAGGATGGGATTCTTAGGGCTAAAATTGGTACTCTTGTGTTCTCCCCGATTATATTATCATGAATTTATATATATCTTGGGGGCGATCATCGATTGAGCTTATCCACGATAGCTAAATGTGTAAATGGATTTCTATTTATAGCAATTCTTTTATCCAATTGTCTGATTGCCGGGGACAATTCGATTCGATTTCTGAACATGTCCACAGAAGATGGCTTATCACAAAATAGCGTGTTTAGCATAACCCAGGATACCAGCGGATTTATGTGGTTTGGAACTGATTATGGACTGAACCGCTTTGATGGTTACAAGTTTGTGAACTATTTCAATGATCCCGAGGATTCCACCAGTCTATCAAACAATAGTGTGATGGCCTTACATTCATCAAACTCGGGTGGAATATGGGTTGGAACCAATGGGGGCGGGCTCAATTATTTCGATCCACTAACTCAAACATTTCTCGTGTATTTGAATCGTCCCGACACGCCCACGTCTCTCAGCAACAATCATGTAACCGCAGTATTGGAAGCTTCATCAGGGAAGGTTTGGGTAGGGACTGAAAATGGATTGAATCTTTTTGAACCCGAATCTCAACGTTTCACTAGGTATTTTAAATCTGATCAGATACCGGATGACCATATCACTTGTTTGCATGAATATCCAGCAGGAACGATATGGATTGGCACCAAGAGCGGATACCTGGTCAAATACGATACCTTTGAAGATTCATTTACATCTGTAAAACCTGATATTTTTAAACCCAACCAGGATGAGAATAACATAATCACGGACATTAGTAGCGATGGGAAGGGTTTTCTCTGGCTCAGCATGTTCCTGGATGGAGTATACAGTTATCAGATTGACTCAGACATTCTCAACCGATTTGGAATGGCATATACTGATCCTGATATGGTAAGTGTGTATGCCCCCTTTGCCATCGAAGCCGATCCTCATGGAAATATCTGGATTGGATCTGTGGAGGGGCTTACCAATCTGAATCCTATTAGTGAAACCTATGAATTTTTCAAGAGTGAATCGCACAATCAGTTCAGCATTGGGGGAAATGTTATAAAAAGTCTTTTCATCGACAATCAAAAGACTTTATGGGTGGGTACACGCAACAATGGAATCAGCAGATACAGTCGCTCCATCGACAAATTTGCACGATATCAGCACAGTGATAAAGACCTACAGAGCCTGTCAAAAAATACGGTTTACGGCTTTACTGAAGATCATTCGGGTAATATCTGGGTAGGAACTTCAGGTGGCGGGTTGAACAAGATAAATGCCGATGGTAAAAGTTTCACACGCTTTATCTGGGATACGAGCACTCCTGAGATTTGGAGTCATAATTTCATCATGAAGTTGATCTGTGATAGTCAAAATTATATTTGGATTAGTACCTGGGAAAGTGGTCTTTTTGGGTTTGATCCAAAGACGGGTCGATTTGAAAATTTCCACAACAACCCTAAGGATAGCACGAGTCTGAGTGGGAATCGAATTCATTCAATCCTCGAGGATAGCCGCGGTGATATCTGGATTGGTACCAGTGAAAAAGGTTTGAATCTTTTTGATAAAAAATCTGGTACATTTAAGCGCTTTAAGCATGATCCTGCTGATTCCCTGAGTATCAGTGGTAATTCGATCTATAGTATCAAAGAAGATTCTCAGGGGAATATCTGGCTCGGGACCAGCAATGCAGGGTTAAATCGTTATCATCCTCAGACACAAAACTTTTTACATTACAGCTTCAAACCTCGGAAAACTTCAATAGATCTGAGTGATGACATAAGATGCCTCCAGATAGACCATGCAGGAATAATCTGGGTTGGAACCTATGGCGGTGGATTAATTCGTTTTGATCCCGTAGCAGAGGACTTCACTCAATACAAAGTTAAAGACGGTTTACCCAGCAATGTGATAAAAGGAATTCTGGAGGATGATTCAGGCAATCTCTGGATCAGCACCAATAAGGGCTTGTGTAAATTTGATCCTCTGAGGAAAGTCTTCTCCAACTATACCATTGAGAACGGATTACAGGGTGATGAATTCAGATACGAATCCTGTTTTAAAAGCAGCACGGGAGCTATGTATTTTGGCGGTACGAACGGATTCAATGTTTTCAGACCTGAAGAGATAGCAAATAGTACTTTTCAAGCTCCTGTCGTACTTACAGAGGTTCAAATTAATTATGAATCCATCGGCAGGGCTGGCAGACGAGGTAAAAGCCCTGTATCACAAGCCGCTCCACATTTATTACAGGATTTGCAGCTTAGCTATGCAGATAAAGTGCTGGCATTTGAATTTGCCGCACTGGATTATTCTGCCCCCAACAAGAACCAGTACGCCTACAGATTAGCAGGCTTCGATAACACCTGGATCCACGCCGGCAATCAGCACCAAGTGACCTATACAAATCTTGATC
This portion of the Candidatus Neomarinimicrobiota bacterium genome encodes:
- a CDS encoding GatB/YqeY domain-containing protein, with protein sequence MDFHKELTEQLKTAMKAKDQTSLKTVRDLKSRIQSREIEKGEPLTEAEFVKLVQTAAKQRKEAIVLYEKGDRPELVAVEKAELQVLEKYLPQMMGDTEMEALVKQVLEDTGAASMNDMGKVMGPLMKAAAGKADGKRLQEIVRGMLS
- a CDS encoding CvpA family protein, whose protein sequence is MATGFDLIGLLLIVIMAVSGLKKGLIDGVLKIVGMYAAVYASMHYNHYGTVFLEPLISIPEAYKTPAGFVIVFLATMYSITFISFLLKKIVKSLRLGAVDRIGGITFGVLKAGLMLSAVVWALAMVPAEMKGDWQQESQLYPYVEVFAGQAVYILSLEDELAMMQTMMDPEANKAALLQAALGSDAGGLQGLLGDDASKSEAIKKAMESMGGPQKGIMEQVLKSAGVDDIENLDIMEEVEKVKHAGTNRQAEMDKILAEIEAEAQGRAVIEAEEDSSEVIEDEAEGLEE
- a CDS encoding endonuclease MutS2; the encoded protein is MDSSGSTISSYLHLGFDDVRRWLADEAAGASVTHQFQQLHPQKNLTEIRNQYDRVAGLEALMDHNSSFYIRQYNDLHEILRLLALEGSTLYPEDLKVVHSVLEQSRVLKNIFQNYPSDEAAIWDEDFEKITPLLDIEKDILRIVGPDGEVLDKASSTLSSLRRKLRKSGGAVRTRMADLVKKYGDSGFLNESQAGIKAGRLVLPVISSYKHKVQGVIQDMSNTGTTTFIEPFEIIELNNQIKTIEIEEQQEVQRILRELTGRLHIHHHTIQLNYKMLELLDYHTALVKFGKTFACSIPTLSEDGTFLLKTARNPRLALQRKVVPLDLAMDSQTNTLIITGPNAGGKTVALKTIGLLALMANAGVPVPAAEGSVIPFVDKIFTDIGDQQSLVDDLSTFSAHLSTIIRILDQTTSQSLVLLDELGTGTDPAEGAALARSILESLGKAGVKTVATTHLGDLKVFAHEAENVMNGAMEFDQKGLKPTYKFLAGVPGSSYGFEISKRLGLSEDILKAARGYIGWARDSMEKLLRSLEAERATLSGLKSDNTDLQRDLKMKQKRMDTALESVQKAERKADREAAKKAGQIITDARQTVEQVIKQIKESQAGKENIKEVRGTLDQIEAELEKVIEETEEPLNLEKLSSEDITKGLEVTVLSLDQIGVVLEAPVKGKTMVEVDGKRLRVPVEWLGKAPRKKEAELQSTTVVNVSDRQGSTYSLDLRGFRAEAAIEELSRFIDQAVLSNLSIMQIIHGKGTGVIKQVVHEVLDKHPAVKEKRLGGLDEGGAGITYVELK
- a CDS encoding DNA primase, with amino-acid sequence MALIAEHIIEQVREANDVVDVVSDYVQLKRSGRNFFGRCPFHNEKTPSFSVSPDKQIYHCFGCGAGGNVINFIMEHERLDFISSVKLLADRVNIHIETDPGEPRKKDDRASIYNMHEIACRVFERQLNDTSAKPAKDYLLNRGLSEETLKTFRVGFAPDNWDTVTLEVMKLGLSQDVLTHSGLLMVKNGGGYYDRFRNRIMFPIMDINGKVQAFGGRIFGEADGAKYMNSPETPIYHKGRTLFGLNQCRDEIRSSRTAILVEGYMDLIRLYQEGFQNVVAGTGTAFTPEQAGLIKRFADKVLVCYDGDGAGQKAAQKAGLTLLDKGLDVRIIQIPNGEDPDSFFDEKDAKAFQKLIGSALDFMTFVLRNNQDQMDSPVKRTAFLEAMVSELALMQNEILRGMLAGQLADEMHVPEDAVMGLLKRQSKRVRRSDYTPDTPAAPQKAESNMLRRPESGAEKAEFELLRLHLSQDESLLNWLTSTIGDEDIKAYHYVEVFQMLHGRLRKELPINHSRLLDEIESAEIRRFIARLINEARPDLESISHAHQCIKTVRWWAIQREMDELKQLMRDAEARGEDSQEYFRRKVDLQLEQRDIKPNPTSM